One segment of Nyctibius grandis isolate bNycGra1 chromosome 11, bNycGra1.pri, whole genome shotgun sequence DNA contains the following:
- the PCBP2 gene encoding poly(rC)-binding protein 2 isoform X5: MDTGVIEGGLNVTLTIRLLMHGKEVGSIIGKKGESVKKMREESGARINISEGNCPERIITLAGPTNAIFKAFAMIIDKLEEDISSSMTNSTAASRPPVTLRLVVPASQCGSLIGKGGCKIKEIRESTGAQVQVAGDMLPNSTERAITIAGIPQSIIECVKQICVVMLESPPKGVTIPYRPKPSSSPVIFAGGQDRYSSGSASYPHTAPSMCLNSDLEGPPQEAYTIQGQYAIPQPDLTKLHQLAMQQSHFPMSHGNTGFSAGLDASAQTTSHELTIPNDLIGCIIGRQGAKINEIRQMSGAQIKIANPVEGSTDRQVTITGSAASISLAQYLINVRLSSETGGMGSS; the protein is encoded by the exons ATGGACACCGGTGTCATTGAAGGGGGTTTAAATGTCACGCTCACCATCCGACTACTCATGCATGGAAAG GAGGTGGGAAGCATCATTGGGAAG aAAGGCGAATCGGTGAAGAAGATGCGTGAGGAG AGCGGTGCTCGCATTAACATCTCAGAAGGGAACTGCCCCGAGCGGATCATCACCCTCGCCGGCCCCACCAACGCCATCTTCAAGGCTTTTGCGATGATTATTGACAAACTGGAAGAG GACATCAGCAGCTCCATGACCAACAGCACAGCTGCCAGCCGGCCCCCGGTCACCCTCCGGCTCGTGGTCCCCGCCAGCCAGTGCGGTTCCCTCATCGGGAAAGGAGGCTGCAAGATCAAAGAGATCCGAGAG AGCACGGGGGCACAGGTCCAGGTGGCAGGGGACATGCTGCCCAACTCGACCGAGCGAGCCATCACCATCGCTGGCATCCCACAGTCCATCATCGAGTGCGTCAAACAGATCTGCGTCGTCATGCTTGAG TCTCCCCCGAAGGGCGTCACCATCCCGTACCGACCCAAGCCATCCAGCTCTCCCGTCATCTTTGCAGGCGGTCAG GACAGGTACAGCAGCGGCAGTGCGAGCTACCCCCACACCGCCCCATCCATGTGCCTCAACTCTGACTTGGAGGGACCACCTCAGGAG GCCTATACCATTCAAGGACAGTATGCCATTCCACAGCCAGAT CTGACCAAGCTGCACCAGTTGGCAATGCAACAGTCCCACTTTCCAATGTCTCATGGCAACACTGGATTCAGTG CAGGTTTGGATGCTTCTGCTCAAACCACCTCTCACGAACTCACCATTCCAAATGAT TTGATTGGCTGCATCATCGGGCGTCAGGGCGCCAAGATCAACGAGATCCGCCAGATGTCCGGGGCGCAGATCAAAATTGCCAACCCGGTGGAAGGATCTACTGACAGGCAGGTTACCATAACTGGATCTGCAGCCAGCATTAGCTTGGCCCAGTATCTAATTAATGTCAG GCTCTCCTCGGAGACCGGGGGCATGGGCAGCAGCTAG
- the PCBP2 gene encoding poly(rC)-binding protein 2 isoform X12 — MDTGVIEGGLNVTLTIRLLMHGKEVGSIIGKKGESVKKMREESGARINISEGNCPERIITLAGPTNAIFKAFAMIIDKLEEDISSSMTNSTAASRPPVTLRLVVPASQCGSLIGKGGCKIKEIRESTGAQVQVAGDMLPNSTERAITIAGIPQSIIECVKQICVVMLESPPKGVTIPYRPKPSSSPVIFAGGQLTKLHQLAMQQSHFPMSHGNTGFSGLDASAQTTSHELTIPNDLIGCIIGRQGAKINEIRQMSGAQIKIANPVEGSTDRQVTITGSAASISLAQYLINVRLSSETGGMGSS; from the exons ATGGACACCGGTGTCATTGAAGGGGGTTTAAATGTCACGCTCACCATCCGACTACTCATGCATGGAAAG GAGGTGGGAAGCATCATTGGGAAG aAAGGCGAATCGGTGAAGAAGATGCGTGAGGAG AGCGGTGCTCGCATTAACATCTCAGAAGGGAACTGCCCCGAGCGGATCATCACCCTCGCCGGCCCCACCAACGCCATCTTCAAGGCTTTTGCGATGATTATTGACAAACTGGAAGAG GACATCAGCAGCTCCATGACCAACAGCACAGCTGCCAGCCGGCCCCCGGTCACCCTCCGGCTCGTGGTCCCCGCCAGCCAGTGCGGTTCCCTCATCGGGAAAGGAGGCTGCAAGATCAAAGAGATCCGAGAG AGCACGGGGGCACAGGTCCAGGTGGCAGGGGACATGCTGCCCAACTCGACCGAGCGAGCCATCACCATCGCTGGCATCCCACAGTCCATCATCGAGTGCGTCAAACAGATCTGCGTCGTCATGCTTGAG TCTCCCCCGAAGGGCGTCACCATCCCGTACCGACCCAAGCCATCCAGCTCTCCCGTCATCTTTGCAGGCGGTCAG CTGACCAAGCTGCACCAGTTGGCAATGCAACAGTCCCACTTTCCAATGTCTCATGGCAACACTGGATTCAGTG GTTTGGATGCTTCTGCTCAAACCACCTCTCACGAACTCACCATTCCAAATGAT TTGATTGGCTGCATCATCGGGCGTCAGGGCGCCAAGATCAACGAGATCCGCCAGATGTCCGGGGCGCAGATCAAAATTGCCAACCCGGTGGAAGGATCTACTGACAGGCAGGTTACCATAACTGGATCTGCAGCCAGCATTAGCTTGGCCCAGTATCTAATTAATGTCAG GCTCTCCTCGGAGACCGGGGGCATGGGCAGCAGCTAG